The proteins below are encoded in one region of Leptotrichia sp. oral taxon 215 str. W9775:
- a CDS encoding META domain-containing protein, with protein MKKRLFLIGIFVILIFSCVISNAYPWKKKTSSVNNLKDTSWQLVTLKEKNVGSITVDDNSKISISFTNNRISGFSGVNRYSGGYKLSNDSISISQLSVNLMSGSRSAMDVEDRFLRILGSAKKVKQDKDILTLENSKGDTLTFRSLKTSENKEQNSALPLNKEILNTEWKLVDMAGKNLGNHENVTIAFTEDGVNGNSGVNNYFSSYKIKDNNITIGILSSTRMAGPDNLMKLERDFSQYIQNVKKIRLLDKNTLVLTTGNGKNLTFKKVR; from the coding sequence ATGAAAAAAAGACTTTTTTTAATTGGAATTTTTGTTATTTTAATTTTTAGCTGTGTTATTTCAAACGCTTATCCTTGGAAAAAGAAAACTTCAAGCGTTAATAATTTAAAAGATACATCATGGCAACTTGTCACTCTTAAGGAAAAAAATGTAGGTTCAATAACAGTTGATGATAATTCTAAAATTTCTATAAGCTTTACAAATAATCGTATCAGCGGTTTTTCAGGGGTAAACAGATACTCAGGAGGGTATAAATTAAGCAATGATTCTATTTCCATTTCACAATTAAGCGTAAACCTTATGTCAGGATCTAGAAGTGCAATGGATGTGGAAGATAGATTCTTAAGAATTCTAGGTTCTGCTAAAAAAGTAAAGCAGGATAAGGATATTTTGACATTGGAAAATTCAAAAGGTGATACTCTAACTTTTAGAAGCTTGAAAACGTCTGAAAATAAGGAGCAAAATTCTGCTCTTCCATTAAACAAAGAAATTTTAAACACTGAATGGAAACTTGTAGATATGGCAGGAAAAAATCTAGGAAATCATGAAAACGTTACAATTGCCTTTACAGAAGACGGTGTAAACGGAAATTCAGGTGTAAACAATTATTTCTCCAGCTATAAAATTAAAGATAATAATATAACAATTGGAATTTTATCTTCTACAAGAATGGCCGGACCAGACAACCTTATGAAACTTGAAAGAGATTTCTCACAATATATTCAAAATGTTAAAAAAATTAGATTACTTGATAAAAATACTTTAGTATTAACAACAGGAAATGGAAAAAATTTAACTTTTAAAAAAGTGAGATAA